Part of the Besnoitia besnoiti strain Bb-Ger1 chromosome Unknown contig00015, whole genome shotgun sequence genome is shown below.
ttccgagTCTTgctcgcacgcgctgcgctgtcCTCTGTCTGCTCAGTTTctggcttcgcctcgcgctttgGCACCTTCGCCCTGCAGCTCGCCTgctttctgcgcgtctgtcgcggaCGACAGCAcccgggcgacggcgctgagctgcagcggggcggcgccatCCCCGTGCTGCGGCCACGCCTCCTGGGCCCagccgccgcatgcgttgacgccgtcgccttctgtgAGAGTTCCAGGCGTCCCGCCGGTGCCCCCGAAGCGCTCGGCCCCGGCGAGAAGAGCCTCGCCTCAGGTGCGGaagggcgacagagaggacgccagcgacggcgcggccgcagacggcggcttGGGGGAGGCAGACAAGCGCGCGTCTGAAGTTGCGGAGGGCGGAGCCGGGACGGAAGTTCTCGCAGAGATTGCGTCGTGTGATCCCGAGGCTCTGGGGAAGATGCCTCTCTCGGAGGCCGGGcaaagcgaggcgcgcggtcTTCTCTTCAGCCATCCCCAAGAAGTGTTGGCTTCCATGCTGTATTACGCCTTCTTCACACGCGTCCACCCCACAGAAGTCTCTgtcggtctcctcgcctcctggcTGCAGGCTCACACGCAGATCTCGCTCGCGGAGTGCCGCGCGGCCATTCGCCAGATTCAGGCGCGGGGcagcttccgcttcctcctggacgacgcagaagaggcagaagaagggtgcggcgacgacgaagatgGAGGAGACAAAGGATCGCACCCGCTTTCGTCGCTGCCCGCGACCTCAGgttctcgcgccgcgtgccaCTCTGTTTCGTCTTCGTCCAcagcctccgtcgcctcctctggtGTGTCTACTCCGATACCTCTCCCTTCGCGGACGCGTCCAGCGGGCTCGCTCCTTATTccggcctcttcgtcctctcctgCGTCGCATGTTTCGAAAGCCGTGTCGTCGTCCGCATCACCGGCATCTGCCTCCTCAGCATATGTGGCCTCAGCATGTaccgcctcgtctccctcgcacctctctgcgtcggtgtccgcctcttctgcgcccgTGCGGACGAGTATCGAGGCCATTCAGGGCTGGCTCTacggcgctgcgccgatTCTTCCGCATTACCGTCCGCTCCTGTTCCAAGTTCTCGTGGATTTCTCTCAttttctcctccgcctgtgTCTACGGCAGCTGGGCTTCGTGTCCGTCGGGCCTCGCTGTGCGTGTCGCGTGTGCAGCAGCACGCTCGAGGgctgcgagcggcggcagcgcccggATGAGCGTCTCTTCCAGAGCCTAGGCGTCGATTTCCTTGGTCGcaagcgagcggcgcaggccgtcggcgacatgccagcggccgcgaacgaggcggaggccgcgctcggcggcaggCCAGAGTTCGCGGCAGggctcggcgacgacgagacgagtggcgaggacgaagccgCGATGCTGGAGGGCGGCCTCAAGTCGGTGCGCTTCTTTGTCTATCTGCCTGCCGCGATggtgtctgcgtcgcctgaaGCCGCCTCGggtgcggcctccgcctcgcctccgcctgctgcggccgctgcgcagagcggagTGAGGCCGCCGGTCGTCCTCGTTCACGGATTCGGATTCGGCTTGCTGCCCTATGTCCTGCATgcgtttctcctcgcgctgcggcagcgcttcTTCACCGCGCCGGACGACCGTCGGCCGATCATCCTTCTCGAATTCGCCTGGCTGGGCCTTGACGGGCAAGGCGCCGAAGTgatgcggcaggcgcgccgcatcGAGGCGGTCCGGGCGCGACTCCGAGACTGCCTGCACCGCACGAgaaagagggaggagaggagtCCCCCAGAGCGCCAAGGAGCGCccccagaggcggcgcgtgagGCAGGAGAACCGAGGgaacgcagagacgaaaAGGACCTCGTCCGCAGATACTGCAGCGCCCAGCGAGAAGCGGACGACGTGGCAGCAGATGCGCCTCAACGCCAGCGCGAAAGAGCCGAGTCAACCGATGCGGATTccgaagacgcgggcgcggaggacgacgaagcatgcctgcctccgcctctcctgtGGACCGACATCGTCCCGATCATGCCTGCAGTCTGTCGAGCTCTCGCAGATTTCTTGGAAGACCTTCACCgggcgcagctcgcgagtctccgccgcgcgcgggcgcagggtGGCGACGCCCAGGCGCCTGAAGCAGTGGCCTTCGagaaggagggagacgccgaggcgggcTATCTGGAGCGCTGCGGGGTGAAAGTTGACGTCATCGCGCACTCGTACGGTACAGGCATTACATCCTGTCTGAACATGCGCCAcccgtctctgctgcgtcgctgcgtcctcgtcgacCCAATCTGCTTCTTTCCGAACTGCACGGTCAAGGCGCAGCTCGTCCACAGTCAACCCTGGGAGGTTCGGCTTCTCTCGCGgcacgaggcgagcgcgcgcagcctcctggATTCGGCTGCCGATGACACCGCCAGGCCCCAGCGACCCGCGACCGAGCGATGGTGCTcagaagaagggcgcgcggctccacAGGACCATCGCGAGCCGGGCGCGAGaggtgcagcagcagggcgcCTCGCAAACGACGACACACTTTTCcagacgagcgaggcggatTCGGCAGATGCGCTCAAGCGGAAAGACGAGGCCTCCGCTGGAGCGGCAGAGGGGCGAGCCTCGGCCGGTGGGGGGGCTGCGAACGCGTTCAGCATCACGCGTTGTGCGGCTgcgtcctctttctccttgTCTAGGCTCTTGTCTGCTTTCAGCTGGAcatccgcggcggcggaagagggcggcggcgcgaggaggtggGAGCAGCTGAaggtcgccctccgcgtgcggATTCTGCGCGCCATCGACCGTttcgcgctcttcttctACTGGATGGTAGTCTACCGCGAGCTTGGGACGCGCATTACCACTTCGCGGCAGCTCCAGGGGCACGAGTACCTCGATCGCGgggggctgctgcggctggagGAGCGGCTGATGGTCGTGTTGGGCGGCTTCGACTTGATTTCGCCGGCCGATAACGTGAAAGCCTTCATCGACCTCGTTGCGCCCGCCGTAAAGTGTCTGTACTGCCCCGGGGCACACCACGGGGTCGTCGCCTTCATGCCGCCTGTGCTGGCGGCCATCGAGCGATTTGTGTCTTCGTGAGCTCATCCCTTCGCTCCGCTGAGCACGAAAAACGTCCAGGGGCAGGGACGGAAAGACTGGCGACACTGTGCGAAAATATGTAGACACTATAGACAGATAGGTAGACATACTTATATGTTGATAGAGAGATTTCCACTCAGTCTGGGCTTGCGGCGTGCGTTTtcacgcgccgccagccgaggGGATGTCGATCCGAGACAGTGCGCAGCAGCAACTCGCGCGTGAtacgcagaggagagcgcgcaggCAAAGCACGCTAGAACTCGATAGGGAAAGAAGGAAGGGCAAAAACCCTACAGGGGTTTGCAGAGGGACCGCGTGAGGAGATTGACGGTCTGCACCGGACGGCAACGGTGTCGTATACGTCGAACAGAGGGACTCGAATTGCCTTCGAGTGCAGAGGGGAGCCTTTATGTTTTTGGGTGTCCGCTGGCCGTCCAAGTGGCTGACGACAGTTTTTTCCTGGCCTGCGGAGTTGCGCAGGAACCTCTTTGAAACACTGATTGTAGACAAAATGTGCCCACATCGTTTTGGCGGCAGGTGCGATCTTGTATCCGTAAATGAATCGAGTGTGTAGGCGCGCCAACACGAAGTGTTTGCGCGTTTCTGTGTCGGTACGGAGAGCGTCCAGCGACCATGTGGCGCAACTCCTCTTTTTGCTCTTGATCCCTGACTCGATTCGTGCTTTCTGCCGTGCCGCCCCCTCATATCGGCAAGCAGAGGTATCTCGTCATCCACAATCCGAATGGTCTACACGGGCGAGTTTGCGCCGGTGTGTATGTGAGCCAATCTGAGCAGAGATACTCAGGGTAGTCAACGACGCGTAATGTGACATGGTCTGTTCTCCGATTAAAGTACCGGCTCAGCGTGTAGAACCGGATCCTCTTAGAAAAGGGCGTTGTTGTGTTCCCGGATCAGTTGCTGTCTGTTCTCTCGAGCCTgctttctccctcgcgctcgtctgGTCAACCCTCATGAAATGGACTGGTGAACAGGGAACCATGGAGTCTGCTCAAATTCCACGGCTGCGTAGTGCGTATGGGGGTTTCTGCGGCTCTACGCAGTGAATTGTATCTCGAGTTCTCTGGTTTTCTTCCTGCGCCCGTGCGGGAGGAAAGGCACACGCATGTGTGTATCATCCAGCGTGTGTTTCTTTGTGGTAAGAGCGTAACCGCGTCCAGAATATGCATTGGTGTTTCGTTGTTGGAATAGGATATTCGCATCCTGGTCAGGAATATGTGCGACGGTAGTTCTGTGTTTTCTGGTGATACCGTTGCGTGCAGAAGCGAGTGACGCTTCTACGAACCGACGACTCTGAACAGGAGCTCGTTTCTCTAAAGAGTCCGCAACTCGAAGCAAGTGACGCTTCTACGAACCGACGACTCTGAACACGAGCTCGTTTCTCTAAAGAGTCCGCAACTCGAAGCAAGTGACGCTTCTGCGAACCGACGACTCTGAACACGAGCTCATTTCTCTAAAGAGTCCGCAACTCGAAGCAAGTGACGCTTCTGCGAACCGACGACTCTGAACACGAGCTCGTTTCTCTAAAGAGTCCGCAACTCGAAGCAAGTGACGCTTCTGCGAACCGACGACTCTGGACAGGGGCTCGTTTCTCTAACGAGTCCCCAACTCGAAGCGAGTGACGCTTCTGCGAACTGACGACTCTGAACACGAGCTCGTTTCTCTAAAGAGTCCGCAACTCGAAGCGAGTGACGCTGCTGCGAACCGACGACTCTGGACAGGGGGTCGTTTCTCTAAAGAGTCCGCAACACCGAGTCGTGTCTGGATGTTTTCCAAAGCTCGTTTTTCAGATGAGAGTACCGCAGCGTGTGGCACTCTCTTCGAGTGTCTTGCTCAGCCAGAAGAGCGTTCGCTGTTCTCGCAGGCAGGACAGTAGCCTTGTGCAGTGGCTGAACCCGTTTGCGATTTGAGGGAAGCCAGATTGTTGTCTTCGGCTCACGTCAAAAGACAGCAGCGACCGTCAGACTGCGAGTGGCACATCTATTCTCTGTTTGCGAGTAAAGGGAAGCAGCTGAGTTTCGAGGACCAGCGCCCGGAGATGCGCATTCGAGGACACTCGCAGGCTTGTAAGACTCGGGGCACACTCACACGACGGAAAAcagcgaagagcgagaacgATATGTGTGCGAAACGCGCTTTCGGTGCTTGGTCGGTGTAGAACGACTCCGATCTCTGTGTCTGCAAAAAACATTGCAGCGACGCGGGTGGCGTGGGTGACTGCGGATTGATACATACTAGTTTGTTTGGCTGCTTGGATGTATGCGCTGGAAAGGCGCATGTATGCATCTACAAGTAACTGTGTGCATCATGCATATCGATGCGCAGGCTTGAACACAGCCGTGTTTCTCGAAGAGACGGAAAACCTGCGAACGAGTTTATCCTCGGTTTCCTGCAGCAAAGGACTGATCGTCAGTTAGCCACGAAACGtccagagcggcggcggcggcgggttcGTGAGTAGCCACGATGTCGTGGAGCAGCTTGATGACCCTGTATGGCAGGCGCACAGGAAAGTGAAAATCGTGGTTTGAACCCATGCCGCTTCGCTAGGAGTGTCCTCGCTAGATACCGGCATCAGCTTCCAGTGCTTTCGGCGCGACGGTGCATCATATCTGTTGAGTTGATGCAGTCGGTGAAAGGTCTGTGTTCTTACTTTTGCTCCGAGAGCAGTTTCCGCAGGACTTCGTCGCGATCTGCCATCGTCAGCTCGCTCACATGGTGAATGCCGGGCGCACTCCCCCGTGGCTCAACAGTGGACTGAAAAAACCGCAATCAGGGCCCATCAAGTTCGGTTTTTCGAAAAAACGACGTGAAACGGGCAGCGAAGTGGCCCCCGACTGGTGTGCGGCGGACGAAGTAGCAAACAAACGCGTCTCCCCGCTGTATAGGCAGCGCGAAGTCGCGGCATCCTTTAGGATACGCAACGTTTAACTACGCAACGTCCGCCGCCGAACCACTCCGGCTGAAAAGGCTCGCTGAACAAACCACAGCGGAAACCCATCGCCAGTTACGGCGTCTTTCTATTCTTTGACACGATGAATCCATCACACTGGAGTTTAACACAGCAGCTGAGCATCTGGACGAAACGCTTACCAGCCTTCGGAGTCCAGCAACTTTGGCACCGACGTCGTTTATTCTGCAAGAAACGCAATAAGATCCGCTCAAGCATTCCCTCCCTAAAAACGGCGTATGTGTACGCAGTAGATAGatgaatatatatgttttTTTTGTGTGTTTCTACTCTGTAAGAGAGCGTTTACGCTCCCTGCTAGCATATACGTATGCATATGAATACGGGCATGCACAGCTTCTAGCCGCAACGTCGATGATAGCTGGGGTCTGCTCTGACATGAAATCAAGGAACAGCATTTTCGCCTCCAGCTGTCGTGTGGCTCGTGGTGAGGTGTTGTCATCCTCAGCACGGAGGTGCATGTGGCTGTATACGTCTTTCCGAAAACTCACGCTTGCTGAAGGAATGCCACGAGCTCGTTTCTCATAATAACAGCTTTGTTTTGGGCTTCTCGGAGTTGGTGCAGCTCTTTCTTCTGGGTCTCGACTATCCTCTGGTATCGTTGGTTCTCTTCACGAAGGCGCACTCCCCTCTCTACAAGCGAGACAACGACAGGCATCTAGGATCACATGCTATCACTAACGCACATGCGAAAGGTGTAGGGTTTCGATGGTTCTAGATGAAGAGACAGCAAGGCGCGAAATGCTGTCATACGCAACCGATTCACACCTAGCTTGGGTTCTCCCCGTCGCGCGTCTACTCACCAAACATCTTATTTTGCTGAAGGTCGCTGATGCGTATGCGGTCCGGCCTCTCACGGCATTTTTTCCCTGATTCTGAGTCGTGGCCAGGCCCTCGACACTCATTGCCGACCGAGGGCGGGGACGATGCAGCTACAGATAAAAAACGGGAGCGGGACGCGGCTTGGCAGAGAGAGATAATCCCACTTGTATCGACGCAGGAAATCAATGTCTGCTCACACCGGCGTAGTTTGCGATCCGCGTTGTACGCAGGGAACGCTTGGAAGCTTTTGAGCACGTGTATGGGCTCAGCGATGACTACGCTGTATTGTAGGATCCGAATTCATCATTCAATTCATCAGCACGCATCGAAGTGTTATATCATCCTGCCCTTGCACTCCCGTTTGCGAAACCGTCGCGAGGGAAGAAGCAGCTAaaaggcaggcgaaggcaaAACAATAAATGGAAGGCGGTTGTGCCTGTCCGGATAGTCAGCGATGCGAGAACGCATACCTTACACCAACTACAatcttcgccgtcgttctTACAGAGATGCAGATATGtctgtatatatctgtatatgtTCGACTCGGTTGATACACCCAGTCAAGAACAGAAGTCCTGCTGGCGTCCGCGTGAGATTCTGGCTCTTTTTGGATTTTCACTCACCTCCTGCTGAGCCCGCGCTACAGTCCGCCGTTCCCCTGGTTtgctgaggcgctgcagagacatTAAACGCAGTTTCATTGCCCGCGACTCGGCATGCACGAGGGAGCGCGGGTTCTTTGCGGCAGATTGTGCCAGCAACGGAGAGCTCTGTCGTGCAAAAGAACGGAATTCATT
Proteins encoded:
- a CDS encoding uncharacterized protein (encoded by transcript BESB_028200) — protein: MEAIRQLHGSILHSLSLVQKSTAKLIGEQEEQHRRQFRMQLQEVLEASVRATQQQKPPVEISTLHRILLRDVQTAQQFAKDSDQMNQALQKENRKLKLELNCEKEHAEALAKELVLTRKKLEKERNRAASSPPSVGNECRGPGHDSESGKKCRERPDRIRISDLQQNKMFERGVRLREENQRYQRIVETQKKELHQLREAQNKAVIMRNELVAFLQQAINDVGAKVAGLRRLSTVEPRGSAPGIHHVSELTMADRDEVLRKLLSEQKVIKLLHDIVATHEPAAAAALDVSWLTDDQSFAAGNRG
- a CDS encoding uncharacterized protein (encoded by transcript BESB_028190) → MTSMACRAAPPWPLGGALRVGVWWTASLSSRLPHIRARHAFFLVPFVSFIFLSVGLLSLTSPSFFFSPLSAAARLALPLASPSALPSSLPVFLCVVALLLLVSLEIYTFARFAAVASWLEDLPFYRPLPDKKYLSFILRACVHYPCARLHATLVSEKEESHAAAAGEPREGDDLPRRGAAAVAARLLLSSVGQPRAAAGGGENGNESQTGDQPSPPQLRGEESFLRPTGEAAASQRVPEEPRADESSACVNDADPAFLQPAPSSASSPRRLDSLEADAAPSESCSHALRCPLSAQFLASPRALAPSPCSSPAFCASVADDSTRATALSCSGAAPSPCCGHASWAQPPHALTPSPSVRVPGVPPVPPKRSAPARRASPQVRKGDREDASDGAAADGGLGEADKRASEVAEGGAGTEVLAEIASCDPEALGKMPLSEAGQSEARGLLFSHPQEVLASMLYYAFFTRVHPTEVSVGLLASWLQAHTQISLAECRAAIRQIQARGSFRFLLDDAEEAEEGCGDDEDGGDKGSHPLSSLPATSGSRAACHSVSSSSTASVASSGVSTPIPLPSRTRPAGSLLIPASSSSPASHVSKAVSSSASPASASSAYVASACTASSPSHLSASVSASSAPVRTSIEAIQGWLYGAAPILPHYRPLLFQVLVDFSHFLLRLCLRQLGFVSVGPRCACRVCSSTLEGCERRQRPDERLFQSLGVDFLGRKRAAQAVGDMPAAANEAEAALGGRPEFAAGLGDDETSGEDEAAMLEGGLKSVRFFVYLPAAMVSASPEAASGAASASPPPAAAAAQSGVRPPVVLVHGFGFGLLPYVLHAFLLALRQRFFTAPDDRRPIILLEFAWLGLDGQGAEVMRQARRIEAVRARLRDCLHRTRKREERSPPERQGAPPEAAREAGEPRERRDEKDLVRRYCSAQREADDVAADAPQRQRERAESTDADSEDAGAEDDEACLPPPLLWTDIVPIMPAVCRALADFLEDLHRAQLASLRRARAQGGDAQAPEAVAFEKEGDAEAGYLERCGVKVDVIAHSYGTGITSCLNMRHPSLLRRCVLVDPICFFPNCTVKAQLVHSQPWEVRLLSRHEASARSLLDSAADDTARPQRPATERWCSEEGRAAPQDHREPGARGAAAGRLANDDTLFQTSEADSADALKRKDEASAGAAEGRASAGGGAANAFSITRCAAASSFSLSRLLSAFSWTSAAAEEGGGARRWEQLKVALRVRILRAIDRFALFFYWMVVYRELGTRITTSRQLQGHEYLDRGGLLRLEERLMVVLGGFDLISPADNVKAFIDLVAPAVKCLYCPGAHHGVVAFMPPVLAAIERFVSS